From Apis mellifera strain DH4 linkage group LG5, Amel_HAv3.1, whole genome shotgun sequence, the proteins below share one genomic window:
- the LOC413766 gene encoding zinc finger protein 2 homolog isoform X1 yields the protein MEEIMEIVKVENAVLMRDATQLEKLFVSDIQETIIMSTEQKESTDMKVITHDGQIIQIITDYECVTCHHVFHSEDMLKEHLNVCNEDTNILNTLENYDSEDEKKYDNVNYVDNSNVKDSNSSNSQESNNYKPVIMPVRDTQCHCCAEDLSTAHSGGEFICQHCDLSFKEKSSLERHNVVIHWQCESCTCKDCGQSFCDRKSLNRHRYTNHADRKIFRCEPCDTYFSRSYHLNRHIMQSGCHGNIRNTFCCQICKKIFTRKDNLREHLRIHAGTPQRQKKPCKYCSKEFFTNQQLLIHERVHTGERPVQCDLCPKTFLSSLALKKHRRIHTGEKPFECKYCQKKFTARETLNRHQRTHTGEKPHVCQYCAKSFIQAAQLRAHVFHHTGENGFYCDVCGKAFNRKARLNVHKKFVHEGATPFTCQVCEKRFIRREDLVKHAILHTGIKAFKCDKCTKAFSTKSSLQAHLNTHRREPPQSCVECNRVFIRQDCLMRHIKAKHRDLLEDVMNEVERKHLQIQLYNIATVAIQKTKNGNSTRLSPDKLVEAVTDLLKILIDEDTLQLFGWPEAPVQDILEAVIRRCGHQPLTSESNLLFNERLRENIKRLFMVVIEDNTVKCLLTTSTIDDVIIHVLQLSKESTANS from the exons atggaGGAAATAATGG AAATCGTGAAAGTTGAAAATGCAGTATTAATGAGAGATGCAActcaattagaaaaattatttg tttcagaTATACAAGAAACTATTATAATGTCTACGGAACAAAAAGAATCCACTGATATGAAAG ttATTACTCATGATGgtcaaattatacaaattataacagATTATGAATGTGTTACGTGTCATCATGTTTTTCATTCTGAAGAT atgcTAAAGGAACATTTAAATGTATGTAATGAAgatactaatattttaaatactcttGAGAATTATGATTCagaagatgaaaagaaatatgataatgTAAACTATGTTGATAATTCTAATGTAAAAG attctaATAGTTCTAATAGTcaagaaagtaataattataaaccaGTAATTATGCCAGTACGTGATACACAATGCCATTGCTGTGCTGAAGATTTGAGCACTGCACACAGTGGTGGTGAATTTATCTGTCAGCATTGTGatctttcatttaaagaaaagtCATCTTTAGAAAGACACAATGTAGTAATCCATTGGCAGTGTGAGTCATGTACTTGTAAAGATTGTGGACAATCATTTTGTGATAGAAAATCATTGAATAGACATCGTTATACCAATCATgcagatcgaaaaattttcag atgtGAACCTTGTGATACTTATTTTTCACGAAGTTATCATTTAAATCGCCATATAATGCAATCAGGATGCCATGGAAATATTCGTAATACATTCTGTTgtcaa atttgtaaaaagatatttacacGTAAGGATAATTTACGTGAACATTTACGAATTCATGCTGGAACTCctcaaagacaaaaaaaacCTTGTAAATATTGTTCTAAGGAATTCTTTACTaatcaacaattattaattcatgaaCGTGTACACACAGGAGAACGACCAGTTCAATGCGATTTATGTCCAAAGACTTTCTTATCTTCTCttgcattaaaaaaacatagacGTATACATACAGGAGAAAAACCATTTGAATGTAAATat tgtcaaaaaaaatttactgcCAGAGAAACTTTAAATCGTCATCAAAGGACTCATACTGGCGAGAAACCTCATGTTTGTCAATATTGTGCTAAATCATTTATTCAGGCTGCTCAATTGAGAGCGCATGTATTTCATCATACTGGTGAAAATGGTTTCTATTGCGATGTATGTGGAAAAGCATTTAACAGAAAAGCTCGTTTAAATGTTCACAAAAAATTCGTTCATGAAGGAGCAACTCCATTCACATGCCAAGTAtgtgaaaaaagatttattaggaGAGAAGATCTTGTTAAACATGCAATACTTCATACAGGAATTaaag CATTTAAATGTGATAAATGTACAAAAGCTTTTTCTACAAAATCTTCTTTGCAAGCTCATCTAAATACTCATAGGCGAGAACCACCACAATCTTGTGTTGAGTGTAATAGAGTTTTTATACGACAAGATTGTTTAATGAGACATATTAAAGCAAAACATCGTGATTTGCTAGAAGATGTAATGAATGAAGTTGAAAGAAAACATttacaaatacaattatataatattgctaCTGTTGCTAtacaaaaaacaaagaatGGAAATTCTACAAGACTTTCTCCTGACAAATTGGTGGAAGCTGTTACAgaccttttaaaaatattaattgatgaaGATACACTTCAG CTTTTTGGATGGCCTGAAGCTCCAGTTCAAGATATTTTAGAAGCTGTAATTAGAAGATGTGGACATCAACCATTAACATCAGAAagtaatttactttttaatgaaagattAAGAGAAAACATAAAACGTTTATTTATGGTTGTCATAGAAGATAATACGGTAAAATGTCTTTTAACAACAAGTACAATAGATGATGttattatacatgtattacAACTTTCAAAGGAAAGTACTGCAAATTCATAG
- the LOC413766 gene encoding protein suppressor of hairy wing isoform X2, with amino-acid sequence MRDATQLEKLFVSDIQETIIMSTEQKESTDMKVITHDGQIIQIITDYECVTCHHVFHSEDMLKEHLNVCNEDTNILNTLENYDSEDEKKYDNVNYVDNSNVKDSNSSNSQESNNYKPVIMPVRDTQCHCCAEDLSTAHSGGEFICQHCDLSFKEKSSLERHNVVIHWQCESCTCKDCGQSFCDRKSLNRHRYTNHADRKIFRCEPCDTYFSRSYHLNRHIMQSGCHGNIRNTFCCQICKKIFTRKDNLREHLRIHAGTPQRQKKPCKYCSKEFFTNQQLLIHERVHTGERPVQCDLCPKTFLSSLALKKHRRIHTGEKPFECKYCQKKFTARETLNRHQRTHTGEKPHVCQYCAKSFIQAAQLRAHVFHHTGENGFYCDVCGKAFNRKARLNVHKKFVHEGATPFTCQVCEKRFIRREDLVKHAILHTGIKAFKCDKCTKAFSTKSSLQAHLNTHRREPPQSCVECNRVFIRQDCLMRHIKAKHRDLLEDVMNEVERKHLQIQLYNIATVAIQKTKNGNSTRLSPDKLVEAVTDLLKILIDEDTLQLFGWPEAPVQDILEAVIRRCGHQPLTSESNLLFNERLRENIKRLFMVVIEDNTVKCLLTTSTIDDVIIHVLQLSKESTANS; translated from the exons ATGAGAGATGCAActcaattagaaaaattatttg tttcagaTATACAAGAAACTATTATAATGTCTACGGAACAAAAAGAATCCACTGATATGAAAG ttATTACTCATGATGgtcaaattatacaaattataacagATTATGAATGTGTTACGTGTCATCATGTTTTTCATTCTGAAGAT atgcTAAAGGAACATTTAAATGTATGTAATGAAgatactaatattttaaatactcttGAGAATTATGATTCagaagatgaaaagaaatatgataatgTAAACTATGTTGATAATTCTAATGTAAAAG attctaATAGTTCTAATAGTcaagaaagtaataattataaaccaGTAATTATGCCAGTACGTGATACACAATGCCATTGCTGTGCTGAAGATTTGAGCACTGCACACAGTGGTGGTGAATTTATCTGTCAGCATTGTGatctttcatttaaagaaaagtCATCTTTAGAAAGACACAATGTAGTAATCCATTGGCAGTGTGAGTCATGTACTTGTAAAGATTGTGGACAATCATTTTGTGATAGAAAATCATTGAATAGACATCGTTATACCAATCATgcagatcgaaaaattttcag atgtGAACCTTGTGATACTTATTTTTCACGAAGTTATCATTTAAATCGCCATATAATGCAATCAGGATGCCATGGAAATATTCGTAATACATTCTGTTgtcaa atttgtaaaaagatatttacacGTAAGGATAATTTACGTGAACATTTACGAATTCATGCTGGAACTCctcaaagacaaaaaaaacCTTGTAAATATTGTTCTAAGGAATTCTTTACTaatcaacaattattaattcatgaaCGTGTACACACAGGAGAACGACCAGTTCAATGCGATTTATGTCCAAAGACTTTCTTATCTTCTCttgcattaaaaaaacatagacGTATACATACAGGAGAAAAACCATTTGAATGTAAATat tgtcaaaaaaaatttactgcCAGAGAAACTTTAAATCGTCATCAAAGGACTCATACTGGCGAGAAACCTCATGTTTGTCAATATTGTGCTAAATCATTTATTCAGGCTGCTCAATTGAGAGCGCATGTATTTCATCATACTGGTGAAAATGGTTTCTATTGCGATGTATGTGGAAAAGCATTTAACAGAAAAGCTCGTTTAAATGTTCACAAAAAATTCGTTCATGAAGGAGCAACTCCATTCACATGCCAAGTAtgtgaaaaaagatttattaggaGAGAAGATCTTGTTAAACATGCAATACTTCATACAGGAATTaaag CATTTAAATGTGATAAATGTACAAAAGCTTTTTCTACAAAATCTTCTTTGCAAGCTCATCTAAATACTCATAGGCGAGAACCACCACAATCTTGTGTTGAGTGTAATAGAGTTTTTATACGACAAGATTGTTTAATGAGACATATTAAAGCAAAACATCGTGATTTGCTAGAAGATGTAATGAATGAAGTTGAAAGAAAACATttacaaatacaattatataatattgctaCTGTTGCTAtacaaaaaacaaagaatGGAAATTCTACAAGACTTTCTCCTGACAAATTGGTGGAAGCTGTTACAgaccttttaaaaatattaattgatgaaGATACACTTCAG CTTTTTGGATGGCCTGAAGCTCCAGTTCAAGATATTTTAGAAGCTGTAATTAGAAGATGTGGACATCAACCATTAACATCAGAAagtaatttactttttaatgaaagattAAGAGAAAACATAAAACGTTTATTTATGGTTGTCATAGAAGATAATACGGTAAAATGTCTTTTAACAACAAGTACAATAGATGATGttattatacatgtattacAACTTTCAAAGGAAAGTACTGCAAATTCATAG
- the LOC413766 gene encoding protein suppressor of hairy wing isoform X3, whose amino-acid sequence MSTEQKESTDMKVITHDGQIIQIITDYECVTCHHVFHSEDMLKEHLNVCNEDTNILNTLENYDSEDEKKYDNVNYVDNSNVKDSNSSNSQESNNYKPVIMPVRDTQCHCCAEDLSTAHSGGEFICQHCDLSFKEKSSLERHNVVIHWQCESCTCKDCGQSFCDRKSLNRHRYTNHADRKIFRCEPCDTYFSRSYHLNRHIMQSGCHGNIRNTFCCQICKKIFTRKDNLREHLRIHAGTPQRQKKPCKYCSKEFFTNQQLLIHERVHTGERPVQCDLCPKTFLSSLALKKHRRIHTGEKPFECKYCQKKFTARETLNRHQRTHTGEKPHVCQYCAKSFIQAAQLRAHVFHHTGENGFYCDVCGKAFNRKARLNVHKKFVHEGATPFTCQVCEKRFIRREDLVKHAILHTGIKAFKCDKCTKAFSTKSSLQAHLNTHRREPPQSCVECNRVFIRQDCLMRHIKAKHRDLLEDVMNEVERKHLQIQLYNIATVAIQKTKNGNSTRLSPDKLVEAVTDLLKILIDEDTLQLFGWPEAPVQDILEAVIRRCGHQPLTSESNLLFNERLRENIKRLFMVVIEDNTVKCLLTTSTIDDVIIHVLQLSKESTANS is encoded by the exons ATGTCTACGGAACAAAAAGAATCCACTGATATGAAAG ttATTACTCATGATGgtcaaattatacaaattataacagATTATGAATGTGTTACGTGTCATCATGTTTTTCATTCTGAAGAT atgcTAAAGGAACATTTAAATGTATGTAATGAAgatactaatattttaaatactcttGAGAATTATGATTCagaagatgaaaagaaatatgataatgTAAACTATGTTGATAATTCTAATGTAAAAG attctaATAGTTCTAATAGTcaagaaagtaataattataaaccaGTAATTATGCCAGTACGTGATACACAATGCCATTGCTGTGCTGAAGATTTGAGCACTGCACACAGTGGTGGTGAATTTATCTGTCAGCATTGTGatctttcatttaaagaaaagtCATCTTTAGAAAGACACAATGTAGTAATCCATTGGCAGTGTGAGTCATGTACTTGTAAAGATTGTGGACAATCATTTTGTGATAGAAAATCATTGAATAGACATCGTTATACCAATCATgcagatcgaaaaattttcag atgtGAACCTTGTGATACTTATTTTTCACGAAGTTATCATTTAAATCGCCATATAATGCAATCAGGATGCCATGGAAATATTCGTAATACATTCTGTTgtcaa atttgtaaaaagatatttacacGTAAGGATAATTTACGTGAACATTTACGAATTCATGCTGGAACTCctcaaagacaaaaaaaacCTTGTAAATATTGTTCTAAGGAATTCTTTACTaatcaacaattattaattcatgaaCGTGTACACACAGGAGAACGACCAGTTCAATGCGATTTATGTCCAAAGACTTTCTTATCTTCTCttgcattaaaaaaacatagacGTATACATACAGGAGAAAAACCATTTGAATGTAAATat tgtcaaaaaaaatttactgcCAGAGAAACTTTAAATCGTCATCAAAGGACTCATACTGGCGAGAAACCTCATGTTTGTCAATATTGTGCTAAATCATTTATTCAGGCTGCTCAATTGAGAGCGCATGTATTTCATCATACTGGTGAAAATGGTTTCTATTGCGATGTATGTGGAAAAGCATTTAACAGAAAAGCTCGTTTAAATGTTCACAAAAAATTCGTTCATGAAGGAGCAACTCCATTCACATGCCAAGTAtgtgaaaaaagatttattaggaGAGAAGATCTTGTTAAACATGCAATACTTCATACAGGAATTaaag CATTTAAATGTGATAAATGTACAAAAGCTTTTTCTACAAAATCTTCTTTGCAAGCTCATCTAAATACTCATAGGCGAGAACCACCACAATCTTGTGTTGAGTGTAATAGAGTTTTTATACGACAAGATTGTTTAATGAGACATATTAAAGCAAAACATCGTGATTTGCTAGAAGATGTAATGAATGAAGTTGAAAGAAAACATttacaaatacaattatataatattgctaCTGTTGCTAtacaaaaaacaaagaatGGAAATTCTACAAGACTTTCTCCTGACAAATTGGTGGAAGCTGTTACAgaccttttaaaaatattaattgatgaaGATACACTTCAG CTTTTTGGATGGCCTGAAGCTCCAGTTCAAGATATTTTAGAAGCTGTAATTAGAAGATGTGGACATCAACCATTAACATCAGAAagtaatttactttttaatgaaagattAAGAGAAAACATAAAACGTTTATTTATGGTTGTCATAGAAGATAATACGGTAAAATGTCTTTTAACAACAAGTACAATAGATGATGttattatacatgtattacAACTTTCAAAGGAAAGTACTGCAAATTCATAG
- the LOC413766 gene encoding zinc finger protein 2 homolog isoform X4, whose translation MLKEHLNVCNEDTNILNTLENYDSEDEKKYDNVNYVDNSNVKDSNSSNSQESNNYKPVIMPVRDTQCHCCAEDLSTAHSGGEFICQHCDLSFKEKSSLERHNVVIHWQCESCTCKDCGQSFCDRKSLNRHRYTNHADRKIFRCEPCDTYFSRSYHLNRHIMQSGCHGNIRNTFCCQICKKIFTRKDNLREHLRIHAGTPQRQKKPCKYCSKEFFTNQQLLIHERVHTGERPVQCDLCPKTFLSSLALKKHRRIHTGEKPFECKYCQKKFTARETLNRHQRTHTGEKPHVCQYCAKSFIQAAQLRAHVFHHTGENGFYCDVCGKAFNRKARLNVHKKFVHEGATPFTCQVCEKRFIRREDLVKHAILHTGIKAFKCDKCTKAFSTKSSLQAHLNTHRREPPQSCVECNRVFIRQDCLMRHIKAKHRDLLEDVMNEVERKHLQIQLYNIATVAIQKTKNGNSTRLSPDKLVEAVTDLLKILIDEDTLQLFGWPEAPVQDILEAVIRRCGHQPLTSESNLLFNERLRENIKRLFMVVIEDNTVKCLLTTSTIDDVIIHVLQLSKESTANS comes from the exons atgcTAAAGGAACATTTAAATGTATGTAATGAAgatactaatattttaaatactcttGAGAATTATGATTCagaagatgaaaagaaatatgataatgTAAACTATGTTGATAATTCTAATGTAAAAG attctaATAGTTCTAATAGTcaagaaagtaataattataaaccaGTAATTATGCCAGTACGTGATACACAATGCCATTGCTGTGCTGAAGATTTGAGCACTGCACACAGTGGTGGTGAATTTATCTGTCAGCATTGTGatctttcatttaaagaaaagtCATCTTTAGAAAGACACAATGTAGTAATCCATTGGCAGTGTGAGTCATGTACTTGTAAAGATTGTGGACAATCATTTTGTGATAGAAAATCATTGAATAGACATCGTTATACCAATCATgcagatcgaaaaattttcag atgtGAACCTTGTGATACTTATTTTTCACGAAGTTATCATTTAAATCGCCATATAATGCAATCAGGATGCCATGGAAATATTCGTAATACATTCTGTTgtcaa atttgtaaaaagatatttacacGTAAGGATAATTTACGTGAACATTTACGAATTCATGCTGGAACTCctcaaagacaaaaaaaacCTTGTAAATATTGTTCTAAGGAATTCTTTACTaatcaacaattattaattcatgaaCGTGTACACACAGGAGAACGACCAGTTCAATGCGATTTATGTCCAAAGACTTTCTTATCTTCTCttgcattaaaaaaacatagacGTATACATACAGGAGAAAAACCATTTGAATGTAAATat tgtcaaaaaaaatttactgcCAGAGAAACTTTAAATCGTCATCAAAGGACTCATACTGGCGAGAAACCTCATGTTTGTCAATATTGTGCTAAATCATTTATTCAGGCTGCTCAATTGAGAGCGCATGTATTTCATCATACTGGTGAAAATGGTTTCTATTGCGATGTATGTGGAAAAGCATTTAACAGAAAAGCTCGTTTAAATGTTCACAAAAAATTCGTTCATGAAGGAGCAACTCCATTCACATGCCAAGTAtgtgaaaaaagatttattaggaGAGAAGATCTTGTTAAACATGCAATACTTCATACAGGAATTaaag CATTTAAATGTGATAAATGTACAAAAGCTTTTTCTACAAAATCTTCTTTGCAAGCTCATCTAAATACTCATAGGCGAGAACCACCACAATCTTGTGTTGAGTGTAATAGAGTTTTTATACGACAAGATTGTTTAATGAGACATATTAAAGCAAAACATCGTGATTTGCTAGAAGATGTAATGAATGAAGTTGAAAGAAAACATttacaaatacaattatataatattgctaCTGTTGCTAtacaaaaaacaaagaatGGAAATTCTACAAGACTTTCTCCTGACAAATTGGTGGAAGCTGTTACAgaccttttaaaaatattaattgatgaaGATACACTTCAG CTTTTTGGATGGCCTGAAGCTCCAGTTCAAGATATTTTAGAAGCTGTAATTAGAAGATGTGGACATCAACCATTAACATCAGAAagtaatttactttttaatgaaagattAAGAGAAAACATAAAACGTTTATTTATGGTTGTCATAGAAGATAATACGGTAAAATGTCTTTTAACAACAAGTACAATAGATGATGttattatacatgtattacAACTTTCAAAGGAAAGTACTGCAAATTCATAG
- the LOC100577237 gene encoding uncharacterized protein LOC100577237 isoform X1: MVYGSRKIAESVTTTGTTWLYNTTIQGEMSSSGGLGFGVGVGVGVAGGPTLAAAQQGQGVAALLVMLAVLCFIFAYCCWGAPFCRSLCRRHCCCRLEDPEPDSRFSNNDQTMVATPTIILLPHGRMLVVDGTIFTQFQTDPTGLDLVELGDSVLRAQRNPRSINRHQLQNSQGSILEMDAETPSKDSLGSVGCFPPPTYESIYGKEESDMPPSYSDILLHRFANLPHDINMHSYCHDSKEEIEMQSLDGCPHILSNPMNTIAYPYATVTNFSSQSFPRRNVSRNPSIISNPLDSYYIDNELELYRLSQEMVPRVFSNTNFEALRTYQDETSFYNMNGNESEQQNDMLSNNGNYCTSDNNIQRNNERILSNNIDEVSSNITSANELMNTRNLVRSISRISQESRNNIENSQRDNQETGIVFVRLPHSEDYNNSHTPQNWYNNTNENDRPAIQVNQENQSTLRNMHSENEQMNETNHNMESNSITCYIRNQSTDEARSHRLENESAYSDEEPRNFGALADIRESRV; encoded by the exons atggtGTACGGATCGCGCAAAATTGCGGAGTCTGTGACCACCACGGGGACGACTTGGCTGTACAATACTACCATCCaag GCGAAATGAGCAGCAGCGGAGGGTTAGGATTCGGTGTCGGTGTCGGTGTCGGCGTCGCCGGTGGTCCAACCCTCGCAGCCGCTCAACAAGGCCAAGGGGTGGCCGCTCTTCTGGTTATGCTTGCTGTGCTTTGTTTTATATTCGCTTATTGCTGTTGGGGTGCTCCGTTCTGTAGATCCTTATGCAGACGACACTGTTGTTGTCGACTCGAGGATCCTGAACCAGATTCACGATTTAGCAACAACGATCAAACGATGGTAGCAACACCAACGATCATTTTATTACCACACGGTAGAATGCTCGTTGTGGATGGTACAATCTTTACACAGTTCCAAACAGATCCAACTg GTTTAGATTTAGTGGAATTAGGTGACAGTGTATTACGAGCTCAAAGAAATCCAAGAAGTATAAATCGTCATCAATTGCAAAATAGTCAAGGTAGCATACTTGAAATGGACGCAGAAACGCCGAGTAAAGACAGTTTAGGATCTGTTGGGTGTTTTCCACCACCAACTTATGAAAGTATTTatggaaaagaagaatcaGATATGCCGCCATCGTattctgatattttattacatag ATTTGCTAATCTTCCTCATGACATAAATATGCATAGTTATTGTCACGATAGTAAAGAGGAAATTGAGATGCAAAGCTTAGATGGTTGTCCACATATACTTAGTAATCCAATGAATACGATAGCATATCCTTACGCGACAGTAACGAATTTTTCGAGTCAAAGCTTTCCACGAAGGAATGTCTCGAGAAATCCATCAATCATTAGCAATCCACTTGatagttattatatagataacgaattagaattatatcgattaaGCCAGGAGATGGTACCACGAGTATTTagtaatacaaattttgaagCTCTTAGAACTTACCAAGATGAAACCtcgttttataatatgaatggaAATGAGAGTGAACAACAAAACGATATGTTATCgaataatggaaattattgcacatctgataataatattcaacgaAACAACGAAAGAatactttcaaataatattgatgaagTATCAAGTAATATAACATCGGCAAATGAGTTAATGAACACGAGAAATCTAGTTCGAAGTATATCAAGAATTAGTCAAGAAAGTAGAAATAACATAGAGAATTCACAAAGAGATAATCAAGAGACTGGCATAGTTTTTGTTCGATTACCTCATTCCgaggattataataatagccATACTCCGCAAAATTGGTATAACAATACTAATGAAAACGATAGGCCAGCAATACAAGTAAATCAAGAAAATCAATCTACTTTAAGAAATATGCATTCCGAAAACGAGCAGATGAATGAAACTAATCATAACATGGAATCTAATTCAATAACATGTTACATTAGAAATCAAAGTACTGATGAAGCTAGATCGCATAGATTGGAAAATGAATCCGCTTATTCCGATGAAGAACCTAGAAATTTTGGAGCATTGGCAGATATCCGTGAAAGTCGAGTGTAa
- the LOC100577237 gene encoding ankyrin repeat and ELMO domain-containing protein D isoform X2 — MFAGEMSSSGGLGFGVGVGVGVAGGPTLAAAQQGQGVAALLVMLAVLCFIFAYCCWGAPFCRSLCRRHCCCRLEDPEPDSRFSNNDQTMVATPTIILLPHGRMLVVDGTIFTQFQTDPTGLDLVELGDSVLRAQRNPRSINRHQLQNSQGSILEMDAETPSKDSLGSVGCFPPPTYESIYGKEESDMPPSYSDILLHRFANLPHDINMHSYCHDSKEEIEMQSLDGCPHILSNPMNTIAYPYATVTNFSSQSFPRRNVSRNPSIISNPLDSYYIDNELELYRLSQEMVPRVFSNTNFEALRTYQDETSFYNMNGNESEQQNDMLSNNGNYCTSDNNIQRNNERILSNNIDEVSSNITSANELMNTRNLVRSISRISQESRNNIENSQRDNQETGIVFVRLPHSEDYNNSHTPQNWYNNTNENDRPAIQVNQENQSTLRNMHSENEQMNETNHNMESNSITCYIRNQSTDEARSHRLENESAYSDEEPRNFGALADIRESRV, encoded by the exons ATGTTTGCAGGCGAAATGAGCAGCAGCGGAGGGTTAGGATTCGGTGTCGGTGTCGGTGTCGGCGTCGCCGGTGGTCCAACCCTCGCAGCCGCTCAACAAGGCCAAGGGGTGGCCGCTCTTCTGGTTATGCTTGCTGTGCTTTGTTTTATATTCGCTTATTGCTGTTGGGGTGCTCCGTTCTGTAGATCCTTATGCAGACGACACTGTTGTTGTCGACTCGAGGATCCTGAACCAGATTCACGATTTAGCAACAACGATCAAACGATGGTAGCAACACCAACGATCATTTTATTACCACACGGTAGAATGCTCGTTGTGGATGGTACAATCTTTACACAGTTCCAAACAGATCCAACTg GTTTAGATTTAGTGGAATTAGGTGACAGTGTATTACGAGCTCAAAGAAATCCAAGAAGTATAAATCGTCATCAATTGCAAAATAGTCAAGGTAGCATACTTGAAATGGACGCAGAAACGCCGAGTAAAGACAGTTTAGGATCTGTTGGGTGTTTTCCACCACCAACTTATGAAAGTATTTatggaaaagaagaatcaGATATGCCGCCATCGTattctgatattttattacatag ATTTGCTAATCTTCCTCATGACATAAATATGCATAGTTATTGTCACGATAGTAAAGAGGAAATTGAGATGCAAAGCTTAGATGGTTGTCCACATATACTTAGTAATCCAATGAATACGATAGCATATCCTTACGCGACAGTAACGAATTTTTCGAGTCAAAGCTTTCCACGAAGGAATGTCTCGAGAAATCCATCAATCATTAGCAATCCACTTGatagttattatatagataacgaattagaattatatcgattaaGCCAGGAGATGGTACCACGAGTATTTagtaatacaaattttgaagCTCTTAGAACTTACCAAGATGAAACCtcgttttataatatgaatggaAATGAGAGTGAACAACAAAACGATATGTTATCgaataatggaaattattgcacatctgataataatattcaacgaAACAACGAAAGAatactttcaaataatattgatgaagTATCAAGTAATATAACATCGGCAAATGAGTTAATGAACACGAGAAATCTAGTTCGAAGTATATCAAGAATTAGTCAAGAAAGTAGAAATAACATAGAGAATTCACAAAGAGATAATCAAGAGACTGGCATAGTTTTTGTTCGATTACCTCATTCCgaggattataataatagccATACTCCGCAAAATTGGTATAACAATACTAATGAAAACGATAGGCCAGCAATACAAGTAAATCAAGAAAATCAATCTACTTTAAGAAATATGCATTCCGAAAACGAGCAGATGAATGAAACTAATCATAACATGGAATCTAATTCAATAACATGTTACATTAGAAATCAAAGTACTGATGAAGCTAGATCGCATAGATTGGAAAATGAATCCGCTTATTCCGATGAAGAACCTAGAAATTTTGGAGCATTGGCAGATATCCGTGAAAGTCGAGTGTAa